A section of the Bacillus sp. HSf4 genome encodes:
- a CDS encoding alpha/beta hydrolase, translating into MNPNIMEKTYTVEGCRFHTKHRKGNSCATIIFEAGYGFSSDTWAPILPDIDEDLGLFAYDRAGLGKSGPSRKKRTADQMVKELIGLLDAAEVKPPYLFVAHSFGAVIARLFASRFPDDVVGMVLLDPACEDQERKVLPLLPEKAREDYFNQFSLEASHEEFEQSLNMLKQEEDHLGTIPLLVLSAGKRTPVMKKAHQEWLKLHSRLLSLSHQSGWIQAKNSSHLIHLDEPHIVQLAIYDVWYAAQQYGFTYQTAN; encoded by the coding sequence ATGAATCCAAATATTATGGAAAAAACATATACAGTTGAAGGGTGTAGATTTCATACAAAACATCGCAAAGGAAACAGTTGCGCCACCATTATCTTTGAAGCGGGCTACGGTTTTTCTTCGGATACATGGGCGCCGATTTTACCGGATATAGACGAAGATCTCGGGCTTTTTGCATATGACCGCGCCGGCCTTGGAAAGAGCGGACCGTCCCGCAAAAAAAGGACGGCGGATCAAATGGTGAAGGAGCTTATAGGGCTCCTGGATGCAGCAGAGGTTAAGCCGCCATACCTGTTTGTCGCCCATTCCTTCGGCGCCGTCATCGCCAGACTTTTCGCAAGCCGTTTTCCCGATGACGTCGTCGGCATGGTCCTGCTCGACCCCGCATGTGAAGACCAGGAGCGGAAAGTGCTGCCCCTTTTGCCTGAAAAAGCGCGCGAAGACTACTTCAATCAATTTTCTCTCGAAGCTTCACATGAAGAATTTGAGCAAAGCCTGAACATGCTGAAACAGGAAGAAGATCATTTAGGGACCATCCCTTTACTCGTCCTTTCGGCTGGAAAACGGACGCCTGTTATGAAAAAAGCCCATCAAGAATGGCTGAAGCTGCACAGCCGGCTGTTGTCGCTTTCACATCAAAGCGGCTGGATTCAGGCGAAAAACAGCTCTCATTTGATCCACCTTGATGAGCCCCATATCGTTCAGCTCGCCATTTATGATGTATGGTATGCCGCACAACAGTACGGTTTTACGTACCAAACCGCTAATTAA
- the rpmG gene encoding 50S ribosomal protein L33 yields the protein MRVKITLACTETGDRNYITTKNKRTNPDRLELKKYSPRLKRYTIHRETK from the coding sequence ATGAGAGTTAAAATTACATTGGCATGCACTGAGACAGGAGATCGAAATTATATCACGACAAAGAATAAACGCACGAACCCGGACCGGCTGGAATTGAAAAAATATTCCCCGCGTCTGAAAAGATACACGATCCATCGTGAAACAAAATAA
- the rnz gene encoding ribonuclease Z, giving the protein MELLFLGTGAGIPAKTRNVTSVALKLLEERRSVWLFDCGEATQHQILHTSIKPRKIEKIFITHLHGDHVYGLPGLISSRSFQGGESRLTVYGPKGIKTFLETALEVTGTYVTYPLVIEEIEEGTIFEDDQFTVTAKRVSHGIAAFGYRVQEKDIPGALDAGALKEIGVSPGPVYQKLKNGETVTLEDGRTIHGPDFIGPPKKGRIVAFSGDTKPCDNVRLLAEGADVLVHEATFAKGDRELAGDYDHSTAEQAAETAKEAGAKTLILTHISARYQGESVSELVDEAREVFPNSTAAYDFYEFDVNR; this is encoded by the coding sequence TTGGAATTATTATTTTTAGGAACGGGGGCAGGTATTCCTGCAAAAACAAGAAATGTGACATCTGTCGCACTGAAGCTTTTGGAAGAACGGCGGTCTGTCTGGCTGTTTGATTGCGGGGAAGCCACACAGCATCAAATCTTACATACATCCATTAAACCGAGAAAAATCGAAAAAATCTTTATCACCCATCTTCACGGGGACCATGTATACGGACTGCCGGGCCTCATCAGCAGCCGCTCTTTTCAAGGAGGGGAGAGCCGCCTGACCGTTTACGGGCCGAAAGGAATCAAAACGTTTCTTGAAACCGCGCTCGAAGTCACGGGAACGTATGTCACGTATCCTTTGGTCATCGAGGAGATTGAAGAGGGAACAATCTTTGAAGACGACCAGTTTACCGTAACGGCAAAACGAGTCTCTCACGGAATAGCGGCTTTCGGATACCGGGTGCAGGAAAAGGATATACCCGGGGCTCTTGATGCCGGAGCCTTAAAAGAGATCGGGGTTTCCCCGGGACCGGTCTATCAAAAATTGAAAAACGGTGAAACGGTGACACTGGAAGATGGACGGACAATCCATGGTCCGGACTTTATCGGCCCGCCGAAAAAGGGGCGGATAGTCGCATTTTCCGGAGATACGAAGCCATGTGATAATGTAAGACTGCTGGCGGAGGGAGCTGATGTGCTCGTGCATGAAGCGACATTTGCCAAAGGCGACCGGGAACTGGCCGGTGATTATGATCACAGCACAGCCGAGCAGGCTGCCGAAACGGCCAAAGAAGCCGGCGCCAAGACATTGATTCTTACTCATATCAGCGCCAGATATCAGGGGGAAAGCGTCAGTGAATTGGTCGATGAAGCACGCGAGGTTTTTCCAAACAGCACGGCGGCTTATGACTTTTATGAGTTTGATGTGAACAGATGA